In Paroedura picta isolate Pp20150507F chromosome 1, Ppicta_v3.0, whole genome shotgun sequence, the following are encoded in one genomic region:
- the LOC143845205 gene encoding uncharacterized protein LOC143845205, protein MICCTLHLAPPFCSATSESTMESSSQASSVPATGRGPTWRDAEIRDLIAIFSEEKIQDAFQSSHRNREVFEQVAIKMRALGHNRTGLECRSKTKTMRAEYMRAVNHNKGSGNEKVTCPYFEEQRQLYGDGEGAGRPKRVGRSLKVVRKPAAPVEEPPAEEDPGEGTSSSFRPPPPVQQRAAELVTVDLMAIAPGEPEEVPEQTPLASETQMPGTVVLESLQRWQRTVILGRPQMLISYPGRRRRRSVGWLDLLPCAGVYRYKMRSFQKTTSQLAHHPGVLSRLRRGWPGNAAGCGASPS, encoded by the exons atgatctgttgcaccctgcacctcgcaccaccattttgctcagctactagcgaaagcaccatggaatcctcttcgcaagcctcgtccgtccctgcaaccggccgtggcccaacttggagggacgcggagatcagggacctgatcgcgattttctcggaagagaaaatccaggacgccttccagtcctctcacaggaatagggaggtcttcgagcaagtggccataaagatgcgtgccctgggccacaaccggaccggccttgaatgccggtcgaaaaccaaaacgatgcgggcggagtacatgagagccgtgaaccataacaagggttccggcaacgaaaaggtgacctgcccctacttcgaggagcagcgccagctgtacggagacggggaaggagccggcaggccgaagcgcgtcgggaggagccttaaggtggttcggaagccggctgccccggtcgaggaaccacccgctgaggaggatcccggcgagggcacctcgtccagctttcggcctccaccccccgtccagcaacgagccgcggaattggtcacggtggacctgatggccatcgctcctggggagccagaggaggttcctgagcaaacgccccttgcctccg agacacagatgcctgggacggtggtcctcgagtccctgcagcggtggcagaggacagtgattctggggcgtccacaaatgttg atttcatacccgggacgcaggaggaggaggagcgtggggtggctggacctcctgccgtgcgcaggcgtatacagatacaagatg aggtcctttcagaagacgacgagccagctggctcaccacccaggggtgctctccaggctgaggagaggctggccagggaacgcggcaggctgcggcgcgtctccgtcctga